The Zingiber officinale cultivar Zhangliang chromosome 9A, Zo_v1.1, whole genome shotgun sequence genome window below encodes:
- the LOC122020595 gene encoding disease resistance protein RPS2-like, whose amino-acid sequence MDPIAPAATLITKLWDPIALKLAFIVEAGDNVRSLLLSMNRLKDKSIDVANRVSAAKAQLLTPIQEVLGWLRRVEELEAEVSAIEQDFLNQPTCFCSCHYDLSSSYRIGREAKRKASEAAEMQARSFDVVATDDSAPAVALDLPTPPDVGVESPLENAFQYLFDDQRCVIGVHGMGGVGKTTLLRRINNSFVGRSDFDLVIMVEASLDFKIEQLQQAIADRVGLPLSQNGTSKSWAIEIKRSLNRKKFLLLLDNIWDPINLTDAGIPTGPSKCKIVISSRFESTCAQMGAEKKIKMECLTPDKAWELFRQNLSGDLLNDPEIEDLAKQVAEDCNGLPLALVVVAATMSTRTTREEWQYAVRQMRKMHLESLVPLEANLIPTLKLSYDNLPNDQLKLCFLSCSFYPRGHSILKEELIESWMGLGFLEEHNDINEIYQKGHFLIGKLREASLVVPGDDERRVKVHDIICALALHISSVGLTPRTEKASSSSSRSDPEKIWAVDAGTGLTDIRADYLEGSSIERLSLMHNNIDTLPEKTDFPELLSLMLQCNDSLPRVFPRGFFKGMGRLQYLDLSNTTVEDIHGIGQLLCLEHLNLSGTPISKLPQEIRFLTRLKYLYLINTYSLEIIFAKSFSGLHNLRVFNAYGSSFRFWATDGAADVDRASLSELNELINLKALGISVGTQSTFQKLFDMSIPIRYLYISDPDTAPIDISFNQLRLPSNTLRSRSKIDTSLLEMTIKNCQDLEVVTIGEDRKGAPENVDGGFCRLCTFKGLEKLHLLHLGKLSNITWNGVKPCEYFPRLRLLRIVGCDKLRSITWTKQLPDLVNLYISGCAEVQQIIAEEDEDVEQEGREVFPRLKEFVLRDLPKLTSIYQRTLPFPNLVSLQVFRCPKLASLPFGEGSACRLQEIHGGKEWWGNLKWANRASFDRHFKQAAS is encoded by the coding sequence ATGGATCCTATCGCTCCTGCAGCGACCTTGATCACTAAACTATGGGATCCGATTGCGCTCAAGCTGGCTTTCATCGTCGAAGCCGGAGATAACGTCAGATCTTTGCTCCTTTCCATGAACCGGCTCAAGGACAAGAGCATCGACGTAGCGAACAGAGTCTCAGCCGCCAAAGCTCAGCTGCTGACACCCATCCAAGAGGTTCTCGGTTGGCTCCGCCGGGTTGAAGAACTCGAAGCCGAAGTGAGCGCGATCGAGCAAGATTTCCTCAACCAGCCTACGTGTTTCTGCTCCTGCCATTACGACCTTTCTTCCAGCTACAGGATTGGCCGGGAAGCAAAACGGAAGGCTTCAGAGGCCGCTGAGATGCAAGCGAGGAGCTTCGACGTCGTGGCCACCGACGACTCAGCTCCGGCAGTCGCACTCGACCTTCCCACGCCGCCGGACGTCGGCGTTGAATCACCGTTGGAGAACGCTTTCCAGTACCTGTTCGACGACCAAAGATGCGTTATCGGGGTGCACGGCATGGGCGGTGTCGGGAAAACAACCCTGCTCAGAAGAATCAACAATTCGTTTGTGGGAAGGTCCGACTTTGACCTAGTCATTATGGTCGAAGCTTCTCTGGATTTCAAGATCGAACAACTGCAGCAGGCGATCGCAGATAGAGTCGGACTTCCACTGAGTCAAAATGGCACAAGTAAATCTTGGGCTATTGAGATCAAAAGGTCTTTGAATAGGAAGAAGTTCTTGCTGCTCCTAGACAACATCTGGGATCCCATAAATCTTACAGATGCTGGAATACCCACGGGGCCGAGCAAGTGCAAGATCGTGATTTCCTCTAGATTCGAGTCTACCTGCGCGCAAATGGGCGCGGAGAAGAAGATCAAAATGGAATGTTTGACTCCGGATAAAGCATGGGAGCTGTTCCGACAGAACCTGAGCGGCGACTTGCTAAACGATCCGGAGATCGAAGACCTCGCGAAGCAGGTGGCGGAAGATTGTAATGGTCTGCCCCTTGCTCTCGTTGTCGTCGCCGCTACCATGTCAACAAGAACAACTCGTGAAGAGTGGCAGTACGCAGTGAGGCAGATGCGCAAGATGCATCTCGAGAGCCTAGTTCCATTAGAGGCAAACTTGATTCCGACGCTAAAGCTAAGCTACGACAACTTGCCCAATGACCAGCTCAAGCTGTGCTTCTTGAGTTGCTCATTTTACCCCAGAGGTCACTCGATTCTGAAAGAAGAGCTCATAGAGTCCTGGATGGGTCTTGGCTTCTTGGAAGAGCATAATGACATCAATGAAATCTATCAGAAAGGGCATTTTTTGATAGGTAAACTAAGGGAGGCTTCCTTAGTGGTACCTGGGGATGATGAGAGGCGCGTAAAAGTGCATGATATCATTTGTGCCTTGGCCTTGCATATATCTAGTGTTGGATTGACACCTCGAACGGAGAaagcttcatcttcatcttcaagaTCTGATCCTGAGAAGATTTGGGCTGTGGATGCTGGAACTGGTTTGACAGACATACGCGCTGACTACTTAGAAGGCTCATCGATTGAACGCCTTTCGTTAATGCACAACAACATTGACACCTTGCCGGAGAAAACAGATTTCCCTGAATTGTTGTCGCTAATGTTGCAGTGTAATGATTCCTTGCCGCGAGTTTTTCCACGAGGTTTTTTTAAAGGCATGGGACGTCTCCAGTACTTGGATCTGTCCAACACAACAGTGGAAGATATTCATGGAATTGGCCAATTATTGTGCTTGGAGCATCTGAATCTATCTGGGACTCCCATCAGCAAATTGCCACAAGAAATACGATTTCTGACGAGGCTCAAGTATCTTTACTTGATAAACACATACAGTCTTGAGATTATTTTTGCCAAATCATTTTCAGGCTTGCATAACTTGAGAGTGTTCAATGCTTATGGAAGTTCTTTTCGATTCTGGGCAACTGATGGTGCAGCTGATGTTGATAGAGCAAGTCTCAGTGAACTGAATGAGTTGATAAACTTAAAAGCTCTTGGTATTTCAGTAGGAACACAGTCAACTTTTCAGAAGCTTTTCGACATGTCAATTCCTATCAGATATCTGTATATATCCGATCCAGATACTGCACCGATCGACATTTCTTTCAACCAGCTGCGATTACCATCTAATACTCTCCGGTCGAGAAGCAAAATAGACACATCACTTTTAGAAATGACTATAAAAAATTGCCAAGATTTAGAGGTTGTGACAATTGGTGAAGACAGGAAAGGCGCGCCTGAAAATGTGGATGGAGGTTTTTGTCGCCTATGCACTTTCAAAGGCCTAGAAAAGCTTCATCTGTTGCATCTCGGCAAACTGAGCAATATCACATGGAATGGAGTTAAGCCTTGCGAGTATTTCCCTCGCCTTAGGCTCTTGAGAATTGTTGGTTGTGACAAGTTGAGAAGCATCACTTGGACCAAGCAACTCCCTGACCTTGTGAACCTCTACATTTCTGGGTGTGCTGAAGTTCAACAAATAATCGCCGAAGAGGATGAAGATGTTGAACAAGAAGGGCGAGAAGTCTTTCCCAGACTCAAGGAGTTCGTCCTCAGGGATCTACCAAAATTGACCAGCATCTACCAGCGTACCTTGCCTTTCCCCAACTTGGTGTCTCTTCAAGTATTTAGATGCCCAAAGCTCGCGAGTCTGCCTTTCGGAGAAGGCAGTGCATGCCGCTTGCAAGAAATCCATGGCGGTAAAGAGTGGTGGGGAAATCTAAAATGGGCGAATAGGGCTTCTTTCGACAGGCATTTCAAGCAAGCAGCTAGTTGA
- the LOC122019008 gene encoding dCTP pyrophosphatase 1-like, whose protein sequence is MTSSTLSRHILSRKIKNKRNINVGRFIYPCLCIFLAADQNIFLLREGLRFEVRTRFPACFTQLTLEKDPGKRRNSAETSEQSKALSSSQAMAGKEVVTLESLRKKMADFARERDWEQFHSPRNLLLALVGEVGELSEIFQWKGEVAKGLPDWGEEEKQHLGEELSDVLLYLVRLSDMCGVDLGEAALRKLDLNAAKYPVHLCKASSMKRTYNSSGANENPQSGGAPEGSGL, encoded by the exons ATGACGTCAAGCACGCTTTCCCGACACATCCTTTCCAG gaaaataaagaacaaaagaaATATAAACGTGGGACGGTTCATCTACCCATGTTTGTGCATATTCCTGGCAGCCGATCAAAATATATTCCTTCTGAGGGAGGGACTGCGCTTCGAAGTTAGAACGCGATTCCCTGCTTGCTTTACTCAACTGACCCTAGAAAAGGACCCCGGGAAGAGGAGGAATAGTGCAGAAACCAGCGAGCAATCGAAGGCTCTATCTTCCTCCCAAGCAATGGCAGGAAAGGAGGTTGTAACCCtcgagagcttgaggaagaaaatggcAGATTTTGCAAGGGAGAGGGACTGGGAGCAATTCCACAGCCCCAGAAACCTCCTCCTTGCTCTG GTGGGAGAGGTTGGGGAGTTGTCTGAGATCTTTCAGTGGAAAGGTGAGGTGGCCAAGGGGTTACCGGACTGGGGGGAGGAGGAGAAGCAACACCTGGGGGAGGAGCTCTCTGATGTGCTGCTCTACCTTGTGAGGCTCTCAGATATGTGTGGGGTGGACCTGGGTGAGGCAGCCCTCAGGAAGCTGGATCTCAATGCCGCCAAGTACCCAGTCCACCTCTGCAAGGCCTCCTCCATGAAGCGCACCTACAATTCTTCCGGTGCAAACGAGAATCCCCAAAGTGGAGGAGCCCCAGAGGGCTCTGGACTCTGA
- the LOC122021726 gene encoding dCTP pyrophosphatase 1-like — MAGKEVVTLESLRKKMADFARERDWEQFHSPRNLLLALVGEVGELSEIFQWKGEVAKGLPDWGEEEKQHLGEELSDVLLYLVRLSDMCGVDLGEAALRKLDLNAAKYPVHLCKASSMKRTYNSSGANENPQSGGAPEGSGL, encoded by the exons ATGGCAGGAAAGGAGGTTGTAACCCtcgagagcttgaggaagaaaatggcAGATTTTGCAAGGGAGAGGGACTGGGAGCAATTCCACAGCCCCAGAAACCTCCTCCTTGCTCTG GTGGGAGAGGTTGGGGAGTTGTCTGAGATCTTTCAGTGGAAAGGTGAGGTAGCCAAGGGGCTACCGGACTGGGGGGAGGAGGAGAAGCAACACCTGGGGGAGGAGCTCTCTGATGTGCTGCTCTACCTTGTGAGGCTCTCAGATATGTGTGGAGTGGACCTGGGTGAGGCAGCCCTCAGGAAGCTGGATCTCAATGCCGCCAAGTACCCAGTCCACCTCTGCAAGGCCTCCTCCATGAAGCGCACCTACAATTCTTCCGGTGCAAACGAGAATCCCCAAAGTGGAGGAGCCCCAGAGGGCTCTGGACTCTGA